Proteins encoded together in one Chitinophaga lutea window:
- a CDS encoding FAD-binding and (Fe-S)-binding domain-containing protein codes for MHPAEGLQRILPEARIKTRLIDRVSYAADAGFYHLVPQAIVQPVNETEIAALFSFSHTHNIPMVFRTGGTSLSGQSITDGILVDLSQYWNRMNIAEEGKLVRVQPGITGAMVNTYLKKYKRKIGPDPSSISAAMMGGILSNNASGMCCGVQYNSYHTTRFIRFMLADGQTFSTETPGDYDRFLQACPALAGELTALRREILANETLYQTIRRKYETKNTVGYSLNSLIDYEHPLDVFAHLLIGAEGTLAFIAEAVLETIPDEPYKSTAMLYFPDIYAACQAIQPLKDAGALMVELMDRASLRAVEHLPGMDPFVKTLPPGAAALLIEFQEPGVAELELRVNGFLAETGRLSLLNAPVFTIDPDEREFLWKVRKGMFPAVGAVRASGTTVILEDVAFPLDTLGDAILELQDLFRKYNYDNAIIFGHARDGNIHFVVTQSFNDAAEIDRYDRFLREVVELVVKKYNGTLKAEHGTGRNMAPFVETEWGGDAYRIMQRIKAAADPLALLNPGVIINSDKEVHIKNLKQLPSVEAEVDRCIECGYCEPVCPSRNLTTTPRRRIVVRRSLEAMKLAHKEEDRKTLLEQYQYDVLDTCAVDGLCAGACPVDINTGDLVKRLRRENHSVSANKTALWVARHFRATEKAARIGLTVAMGFSTVLGHKAMTGITRLLRKISPAIPLWSDQFVTPPSLKALKHAPAGGNNGTVVYFPACISRLLGSSHTGKKNIMETFLEVSAKAGIGVKVLENAEGSCCGQIFHSKGFGGAYQFTANRIIEQLWNSTEQGRFPVVIDVSSCAYTLHGHRPHLTPENQVRFDQLRIIDSVDYLHDMVMNACKPGVKKENIVLHPVCSLKKMGTETKFRKIAERFAEKVTVPVQAGCCGMAGDRGFLFPELTASATFHEASEVKANEYTGYYSSTKTCEMAMTEAVNKNYESILYMVNECTV; via the coding sequence ATGCATCCAGCGGAAGGATTACAACGAATTTTACCGGAAGCACGTATCAAAACGAGATTGATTGACAGGGTATCCTATGCTGCGGATGCCGGTTTTTACCACCTGGTGCCGCAGGCCATCGTACAGCCTGTCAATGAAACCGAAATTGCGGCGCTGTTCAGTTTCTCCCATACCCACAACATCCCGATGGTGTTCCGCACCGGCGGCACCAGCCTGTCCGGTCAGTCGATCACCGACGGCATCCTCGTAGACCTCAGCCAGTACTGGAACCGCATGAACATCGCGGAAGAAGGGAAACTGGTGCGCGTACAACCCGGCATCACCGGGGCGATGGTGAATACTTACCTGAAAAAATACAAACGCAAAATAGGGCCCGACCCATCCAGCATCAGCGCGGCCATGATGGGCGGCATTTTGTCGAACAACGCCAGCGGCATGTGCTGCGGCGTACAATACAACTCCTACCATACCACCCGTTTTATCCGGTTTATGCTGGCGGACGGGCAGACGTTTTCCACCGAAACGCCCGGCGACTACGACCGTTTTCTGCAGGCCTGTCCCGCGTTGGCGGGCGAACTGACCGCCCTGCGCCGCGAGATCCTGGCGAATGAAACGTTGTACCAGACTATCCGCCGCAAGTACGAAACAAAAAACACGGTGGGTTATTCCCTCAATTCGCTCATCGATTACGAACATCCGCTCGATGTTTTTGCGCACCTCCTGATCGGTGCGGAAGGCACCCTGGCTTTTATTGCCGAAGCCGTACTGGAAACCATTCCCGACGAGCCGTACAAAAGCACGGCCATGCTGTATTTCCCCGACATCTACGCAGCCTGCCAGGCCATCCAGCCGTTGAAGGATGCGGGTGCGCTGATGGTGGAACTGATGGACAGGGCTTCCCTGCGCGCCGTAGAACATCTGCCCGGCATGGATCCTTTCGTCAAAACGCTGCCACCCGGTGCGGCCGCCCTGCTGATCGAATTCCAGGAACCCGGCGTGGCGGAGCTGGAGCTGCGGGTGAACGGTTTCCTCGCCGAAACAGGCCGCCTTTCCCTGCTCAACGCCCCGGTATTTACGATCGACCCGGATGAACGGGAGTTTTTGTGGAAGGTGCGCAAAGGCATGTTCCCGGCCGTAGGCGCCGTCAGGGCCAGCGGCACCACCGTCATCCTCGAAGACGTGGCTTTCCCGCTCGATACCCTGGGCGACGCCATCCTCGAACTGCAGGATCTCTTTAGAAAATATAACTACGATAACGCCATCATTTTCGGTCATGCCCGCGATGGGAACATCCACTTCGTGGTGACGCAGTCGTTCAACGACGCCGCTGAAATCGACCGCTACGACCGCTTCCTGCGGGAAGTGGTAGAACTGGTGGTAAAAAAATATAACGGTACCCTCAAAGCGGAGCACGGCACCGGCAGGAATATGGCGCCCTTCGTGGAAACCGAATGGGGCGGCGATGCCTACCGGATCATGCAGCGCATCAAAGCTGCGGCTGACCCGCTGGCATTGCTCAATCCCGGCGTGATCATCAACAGCGACAAGGAAGTGCACATCAAAAACCTGAAGCAGCTGCCGTCGGTGGAAGCTGAAGTAGACCGCTGCATCGAGTGCGGGTATTGCGAGCCCGTTTGTCCGAGCCGTAACCTGACCACCACGCCCCGCCGCCGCATCGTGGTGCGGCGTTCGCTGGAGGCGATGAAGCTGGCGCATAAGGAAGAGGATCGTAAGACGTTGCTGGAACAATACCAGTACGACGTGCTGGATACCTGCGCCGTGGATGGATTATGCGCGGGTGCCTGTCCCGTTGACATCAATACCGGCGACCTGGTGAAGCGCCTGCGCCGCGAAAACCACTCCGTTTCGGCGAACAAGACCGCTCTTTGGGTGGCCCGCCATTTCAGGGCGACGGAAAAGGCCGCCCGCATCGGTCTTACAGTAGCGATGGGCTTCAGCACGGTGCTGGGGCACAAGGCCATGACAGGCATTACCCGGCTGCTGCGGAAAATATCCCCCGCCATACCCCTATGGTCTGACCAGTTCGTTACGCCGCCAAGCCTGAAGGCGCTGAAACATGCGCCTGCCGGAGGCAATAACGGGACGGTGGTGTATTTCCCCGCCTGTATTTCGCGACTGCTGGGCAGTTCCCATACCGGTAAAAAGAACATCATGGAAACCTTCCTGGAGGTATCCGCGAAGGCGGGTATAGGAGTGAAGGTGCTGGAGAATGCGGAAGGCAGCTGTTGCGGGCAGATCTTCCATTCGAAGGGGTTCGGCGGCGCTTACCAGTTCACTGCCAACCGTATTATCGAACAATTGTGGAACAGCACGGAGCAGGGCCGCTTCCCCGTGGTGATCGACGTGAGCTCCTGCGCGTACACACTGCATGGGCACCGTCCGCACCTGACGCCGGAAAACCAGGTGCGCTTCGATCAGTTGCGGATCATAGACAGTGTTGATTACCTGCACGACATGGTGATGAACGCCTGCAAACCGGGCGTGAAAAAAGAAAACATCGTGCTGCACCCCGTTTGCTCTCTGAAGAAAATGGGTACGGAAACGAAGTTCCGGAAAATAGCGGAACGCTTTGCGGAGAAGGTAACGGTGCCCGTACAGGCCGGCTGCTGCGGGATGGCGGGCGACCGTGGTTTTTTATTCCCTGAACTGACGGCATCCGCCACCTTCCACGAGGCCAGCGAAGTAAAAGCCAACGAGTACACCGGGTATTATTCCTCCACCAAAACCTGCGAAATGGCAATGACGGAAGCGGTGAATAAAAACTACGAATCGATCCTGTACATGGTGAATGAGTGCACTGTGTAA
- a CDS encoding SDR family NAD(P)-dependent oxidoreductase produces MDIASFKGQAAIVTGAGQGIGFEIARQLAAEGAGVVLNDIDALLAQKAAAAITATGGACVAVPGNTADIAVIRQMIAAAVQHFGRLDVAIANAGITLFGDFLTYPQESFNQVLQVNLGGTFFLAQEAAKQMISQGGGGSLLFTSSVTGHQAHKDLAAYGMTKAALEMLAKNLVIELSAHGINVNTVAPGATLTERTLHDPGYEKVWSQITPMGRPATTADIANAVLFLVSGKARHITGQCLIIDGGWTSVSPSPF; encoded by the coding sequence ATGGATATAGCATCATTCAAAGGACAGGCCGCCATCGTTACCGGCGCAGGACAGGGCATCGGTTTTGAAATTGCCCGGCAGCTGGCGGCGGAAGGAGCCGGCGTTGTGCTGAACGATATCGACGCTCTGCTGGCACAAAAAGCCGCCGCCGCCATCACCGCCACCGGCGGTGCCTGCGTGGCCGTGCCGGGTAACACGGCAGACATCGCCGTGATACGGCAAATGATCGCCGCTGCGGTGCAGCATTTCGGCCGGCTCGATGTCGCCATCGCCAATGCGGGTATTACACTGTTCGGGGATTTTCTCACCTACCCGCAGGAATCATTCAACCAGGTGCTGCAGGTGAACCTGGGCGGCACTTTTTTTCTTGCGCAGGAAGCCGCCAAACAGATGATCAGCCAGGGCGGCGGGGGATCGCTGCTCTTCACATCTTCCGTAACCGGCCACCAGGCGCATAAAGACCTTGCGGCTTATGGCATGACCAAAGCGGCCCTCGAGATGCTGGCCAAAAACCTGGTGATCGAACTTTCGGCCCACGGCATCAACGTTAATACCGTTGCGCCCGGCGCCACCCTTACCGAAAGAACCCTCCATGATCCCGGCTATGAAAAGGTGTGGTCGCAAATCACGCCCATGGGCCGCCCCGCCACCACCGCCGATATCGCCAATGCCGTACTGTTCCTCGTTTCCGGCAAGGCGCGGCATATCACCGGCCAGTGCCTCATCATCGATGGCGGCTGGACTTCCGTCAGCCCTTCGCCGTTTTGA
- a CDS encoding IlvD/Edd family dehydratase, translating into MQESLRSRQWFGKQGKDGFIYRAWMKNQGIPADEFTGKPVIGICNTWSELTPCNAHFRELAESVKRGILEAGGFPVEFPVMSLGETLIKPTAMLYRNLVSMDVEESVRANPLDGVVLLCGCDKTTPSLVMGACSVNLPSIVVSGGAMLTGKFNGRDIGTSDIWRFTDDLRAGIMTEEELNLAEAGMCRSRGHCAVMGTASSMACMVEALGLSLPGNAAIPAADAGRKVLAQLSGRRIVEMVREHMRPSDILTRAAFENAIRVNAAIGGSTNFVIHLLAIAGRIGVELDMDDFDRLSANIPLIANLQPSGKYFMEDMFYAGGLPAVMKELLPCLHGDAVTANGKTVQENVQRCTSLNREVIAAMDAPFNPQSGVVVLRGNLCEAGAVLKPSAASPQLMQHTGRAVVFENIEDYKARIDDPELPVDENCILVLKNVGPKGYPGMPEVGNMSLPKKLLARGITDMVRISDGRMSGTGFGTVVLHVSPEAAAGGTLALVEDGDLIRLDVAGRTLSLLVEDAVLEQRRNTRKAFENPYMRGYTRLYVEHVEQAHLGADLDFLKGGSGSEVLRDSH; encoded by the coding sequence ATGCAAGAATCGCTCAGAAGCCGGCAATGGTTCGGAAAGCAGGGAAAGGACGGATTCATTTACCGCGCCTGGATGAAGAATCAGGGCATTCCTGCCGATGAGTTCACCGGGAAGCCGGTAATCGGCATTTGTAACACCTGGTCTGAGCTCACGCCCTGCAACGCCCATTTCCGCGAGCTTGCCGAGTCCGTGAAGCGCGGCATTCTGGAGGCTGGCGGTTTCCCGGTGGAATTTCCCGTGATGTCGTTAGGCGAAACGCTGATCAAACCTACTGCGATGCTGTACCGCAACCTGGTAAGCATGGACGTGGAAGAGTCCGTCCGCGCCAATCCGCTCGACGGGGTGGTGCTGCTATGCGGCTGTGATAAAACCACGCCGTCGCTGGTGATGGGCGCCTGCAGCGTGAACCTGCCGTCGATCGTAGTATCCGGCGGCGCCATGCTCACCGGCAAATTCAACGGCCGCGATATCGGCACCAGCGACATCTGGCGGTTTACCGACGATCTGCGCGCCGGCATCATGACAGAAGAAGAATTGAACCTCGCCGAAGCGGGGATGTGCCGCAGCCGCGGGCATTGTGCCGTGATGGGCACCGCATCGTCCATGGCCTGCATGGTGGAAGCATTGGGGCTGTCGCTGCCCGGCAACGCCGCCATTCCTGCTGCCGATGCAGGCAGGAAAGTGCTGGCGCAGTTATCCGGGCGCCGCATCGTGGAGATGGTACGGGAGCACATGCGGCCGTCCGACATACTGACCCGCGCCGCCTTTGAAAATGCCATCCGTGTGAATGCCGCTATCGGCGGCTCCACCAATTTTGTGATCCACCTGCTGGCCATCGCCGGCAGGATAGGGGTGGAGCTGGATATGGACGACTTCGACCGGCTTTCCGCCAACATCCCGCTGATAGCGAATCTGCAGCCTTCCGGGAAATATTTCATGGAGGACATGTTTTACGCCGGCGGCCTGCCTGCAGTGATGAAAGAGCTGTTGCCTTGCCTGCACGGCGACGCGGTAACGGCCAATGGGAAAACCGTGCAGGAAAACGTACAGCGCTGCACCTCCCTCAACCGCGAAGTCATTGCCGCCATGGATGCTCCATTTAACCCGCAATCCGGTGTGGTGGTGCTGCGTGGTAACCTGTGCGAGGCCGGTGCGGTGCTGAAGCCGTCCGCCGCCAGCCCGCAGCTGATGCAGCATACCGGCAGGGCCGTGGTGTTTGAAAATATTGAAGACTATAAAGCAAGGATAGACGATCCCGAATTGCCGGTGGATGAAAACTGCATACTGGTGCTGAAGAACGTGGGGCCGAAAGGATACCCCGGCATGCCCGAGGTGGGCAACATGAGCCTGCCTAAAAAGCTGCTGGCTCGCGGTATAACCGATATGGTGCGTATTTCCGATGGCAGGATGAGCGGTACGGGCTTCGGCACCGTGGTGCTGCATGTGTCGCCGGAAGCAGCGGCGGGCGGTACGCTGGCGCTGGTGGAAGACGGTGATCTTATCCGGCTGGATGTGGCCGGCAGAACGCTGAGTTTGCTGGTGGAAGACGCGGTGCTGGAGCAGAGAAGAAACACCAGGAAGGCGTTTGAGAATCCATACATGCGCGGTTATACGCGTTTGTACGTGGAACACGTGGAGCAGGCGCACCTCGGCGCAGATTTAGATTTTCTGAAAGGCGGCTCCGGCAGTGAAGTGCTGCGGGATTCGCATTGA
- a CDS encoding bestrophin-like domain: MLFYFFYLLVYPLLLIGSVYAGYRFAARLRKNARFWKPLGIENGIVGFYALLVSFTLVQSGTHSQERSVMIHSIAGDISEILRTSAMYDSAAHREVRTYFTHFFRLMREPFGATRESVERKVKRIDSLDAAFDRQMIRFLQDQPAERDKIMSLLSRIDRMESVYYRFLHSYYRKLPKMILLVLILFSMTISFLIGFISRVNQNRFFISAIIFVFMSVVTVNIIQDLDNPAFGFIQPQFDDIEEVMDTYQIPV; encoded by the coding sequence ATGTTATTTTACTTTTTTTATCTGCTGGTATACCCCTTGTTGCTGATCGGATCGGTGTATGCCGGTTATAGATTCGCTGCGCGGCTGAGAAAGAACGCCCGTTTCTGGAAACCCCTGGGCATCGAAAACGGCATCGTGGGGTTCTACGCCCTGCTGGTATCGTTCACGCTGGTGCAATCCGGCACGCACTCGCAGGAGCGTAGCGTGATGATACACTCCATCGCAGGCGACATTTCTGAAATCTTACGTACTTCGGCGATGTACGATTCCGCCGCCCACCGGGAGGTGAGAACTTATTTTACCCACTTTTTCCGGTTGATGCGGGAGCCATTCGGTGCTACAAGGGAGAGCGTGGAGCGGAAAGTAAAACGGATCGACAGCCTGGATGCTGCTTTCGACCGGCAGATGATCCGGTTTCTGCAAGACCAGCCGGCGGAGCGCGACAAGATCATGAGCCTGCTCTCGCGGATAGACCGGATGGAATCCGTGTACTACCGCTTCCTGCATTCCTACTATCGCAAACTTCCCAAAATGATACTGCTGGTACTGATCCTGTTTTCGATGACCATCAGTTTCCTGATCGGGTTTATCAGCCGGGTGAACCAGAACCGCTTTTTTATTTCCGCCATCATCTTCGTTTTTATGAGCGTGGTCACGGTCAATATCATCCAGGACCTCGACAATCCGGCGTTCGGCTTCATCCAGCCGCAATTCGACGATATAGAAGAGGTGATGGATACTTACCAGATACCTGTATAG
- a CDS encoding GNAT family N-acetyltransferase: MENDSITVINNEENQQLEIRLNGEVAVLTYRFYKKNIAFMHTTVPDALKGRGIASTLARHAFAWAKELKKPVMVYCPFVAKFVKEHPEYRSQLDPTLYGK; encoded by the coding sequence ATGGAAAACGACAGCATCACAGTCATCAACAACGAGGAAAACCAGCAGCTGGAAATACGGCTGAACGGCGAAGTGGCGGTGCTGACCTACCGCTTTTACAAAAAGAACATCGCCTTCATGCACACCACCGTGCCGGATGCCCTGAAAGGCCGCGGCATTGCCAGCACCCTCGCCCGCCATGCCTTTGCCTGGGCGAAGGAGCTCAAAAAACCCGTGATGGTATACTGCCCCTTCGTAGCCAAATTCGTAAAAGAGCACCCGGAGTACCGCAGCCAGCTCGACCCGACGCTCTACGGTAAATAA
- a CDS encoding sterol desaturase family protein, whose product MQFDKIKNKGQARLFENRYLEMLTKTHPLVIWGMYLPVIGYMLYRAYAVTGFSLPAMALIFTGALLFWTFFEYIMHRFVFHMVSENPRLQKIAYTLHGNHHEYPRDRQRLFMPPVPSLIISSILFGIMHLFLREAALVFFPGFLLGYLLYGSIHYAIHAWNPPFKFMKPLWRNHHLHHYKSEEKGFGVSSSLWDRVFGTFYQQ is encoded by the coding sequence ATGCAATTCGACAAGATCAAAAATAAAGGACAGGCCCGGCTGTTCGAGAACCGTTACCTCGAAATGCTGACCAAAACACATCCCCTCGTGATCTGGGGTATGTACCTGCCCGTGATCGGTTATATGCTGTACCGTGCCTACGCCGTCACCGGGTTCTCCCTCCCGGCCATGGCCCTCATTTTCACGGGCGCGCTGCTGTTCTGGACGTTTTTTGAATATATCATGCACCGCTTTGTGTTCCATATGGTGAGCGAAAACCCGCGCCTGCAAAAGATCGCCTACACCCTGCACGGCAACCACCACGAGTACCCGCGCGACCGGCAGCGGCTGTTTATGCCGCCCGTGCCCAGCCTCATCATCTCCTCGATCCTCTTCGGTATCATGCACCTCTTTCTCCGGGAAGCGGCGCTCGTTTTCTTTCCCGGCTTTTTACTGGGCTATCTCCTCTATGGCAGCATCCATTATGCCATCCACGCCTGGAACCCGCCCTTCAAATTCATGAAACCGCTCTGGCGCAACCATCACCTGCACCATTACAAAAGCGAAGAAAAAGGGTTCGGGGTCAGCTCATCCCTGTGGGACCGCGTATTCGGCACCTTCTACCAACAGTAG
- a CDS encoding adenylate/guanylate cyclase domain-containing protein yields the protein MNRRTLLKMRQLGIVMLTWLVIGILIAIYDHLVLHTQNSAGPSSQYSFTTSLLLNMSLGLFGALVGGGFQVFFINVKYHDKPYGKTILAVTVSFILIIITINIVLRAIAMPDSARLAKNGLVWAVVVAITQLMLQINSKFGPGTFWNILRGKYNTPKEERKIFMFLDINSSTTIAEHLGDKKYHELLKDFFNDITNPILDSKGEIYQYVGDEVVIAWQYEDGIQNSKCIDCFFDIKRHLKTKEAKYLQYYGLLPSFKAGIHCGHVIAGEIGVMKRDITYSGDVLNTTSRIQSLCKEFNEEVIVSADLAAGLRLNNHYKAEALGGIKLRGKEKEMQLIALRPAS from the coding sequence ATGAACCGGAGAACACTGTTGAAAATGCGGCAGCTCGGCATCGTGATGCTGACCTGGCTGGTCATAGGAATCCTCATCGCCATTTACGACCACCTCGTTTTACACACACAGAATTCTGCGGGCCCCTCGTCCCAATATTCCTTCACCACCTCCCTGCTCCTGAACATGAGCCTCGGGCTTTTTGGCGCATTGGTGGGCGGCGGCTTCCAGGTGTTTTTCATTAACGTCAAGTACCACGACAAACCCTACGGCAAAACCATCCTGGCCGTAACGGTCTCATTCATCCTGATCATCATCACCATCAATATCGTGCTCCGCGCCATTGCCATGCCTGACTCCGCCCGCCTTGCCAAAAACGGGCTGGTATGGGCCGTGGTAGTGGCCATTACACAACTGATGCTGCAGATCAACAGCAAATTCGGACCGGGTACTTTCTGGAACATCCTTCGCGGCAAATACAACACCCCGAAGGAAGAACGGAAAATATTCATGTTCCTCGACATCAATTCCTCCACCACCATCGCGGAGCACCTCGGCGATAAAAAGTATCACGAACTGCTGAAAGACTTTTTCAACGACATCACCAATCCCATCCTCGACAGCAAAGGCGAGATCTACCAATACGTGGGTGATGAAGTGGTGATAGCCTGGCAGTATGAAGACGGGATCCAAAACAGCAAGTGCATCGATTGTTTCTTCGACATCAAGCGCCACCTGAAAACAAAGGAAGCGAAGTACCTGCAGTATTACGGGCTGCTGCCTTCCTTTAAAGCCGGCATCCATTGCGGCCACGTGATTGCCGGTGAAATAGGCGTCATGAAACGCGACATCACTTACTCCGGCGATGTGCTCAACACCACCTCGCGCATACAGAGCCTGTGCAAGGAATTCAATGAAGAAGTGATCGTATCCGCCGATCTCGCGGCCGGCCTCCGGCTGAACAACCATTATAAAGCCGAAGCCCTCGGCGGCATCAAACTGCGCGGCAAAGAAAAGGAGATGCAACTGATCGCTCTCCGGCCGGCCTCCTGA
- a CDS encoding TonB-dependent receptor: MLRYLYILLAVITLPHFLYAHDDKGNGHIRGKVTTSDGHAAAAVSVVLKGTAKMAITQENGDFYLRDIKPGEYEIAVSYLGHENASQTVTVVGNKTVQVTVVMTISGVNLQEFTVTKNRNPYKDHLNSPTLRLTTPLLETPQNIQVVTNKVLADQQVTSMSDGLIRNVSGATRLEHWGDLYARVNMRGSRASAFRNGMNVTSSWGPLTEDMSFVDHVEFVKGPAGFLMSNGEPSGIYNVVTKKPTGTTKGETSLTLGSYDLYRATLDLDGQLEKTGRLLYRFNLMGQTKNSFRDYEFTNRYSIAPVLSYKVDDKTTLTLEYVLQHVKMSNVGTYYVFSADGYAVRPRDFTTAEPNLDPTVIDDQSVLVNMQHRFDDRWKLTAQAAYFNYRQTGSSMWPGAVNKDGTMIRRVSIWDASNEGKYGLLFLNGDVATGAIRHRILAGLDLGSKEYVADWNQGHNLDSVGGFFNIFNPVYGKPANGLPRFDRTKSLRVRAGSNIINQSYTGFYLQDELGFWQNRIRLTLAGRFTYVEESSYGTRVSDKKFTPRLGISASIDATTAVYALYDQSFVPQTGVLRSGEKVKPITGNNIEFGVKKDWFGGNWNTTASVYRILKNNQLSNDPDNQAGENYSLQLGQTKTEGVEFDLRGQLVPGLSLIANYAFTDSKINKATKTLAVGAPVPGFAKHNANAWLNYRVQNGALKGFGVSGGFSFMGDRSTWTWGAANQKDLPDYFKLDGGLSWEKNHITLNANIFNILDTYLYSGAAYATYYYWQAEPGRNLRVSVGYKF, translated from the coding sequence ATGCTGCGCTATCTATACATACTGCTGGCAGTCATCACGCTGCCCCATTTCCTGTATGCCCACGACGATAAAGGCAACGGGCATATCCGCGGGAAAGTCACCACATCCGACGGCCACGCCGCGGCGGCCGTATCCGTGGTATTGAAAGGCACGGCCAAGATGGCTATCACACAGGAGAACGGCGACTTCTACCTGCGCGATATCAAACCCGGCGAATATGAAATCGCCGTATCGTATCTCGGCCACGAAAACGCCTCGCAGACCGTAACGGTGGTGGGCAACAAAACCGTACAGGTAACGGTGGTGATGACGATTTCCGGCGTCAACCTCCAGGAATTTACGGTCACCAAAAACAGAAACCCCTACAAAGATCACCTCAACTCTCCCACCCTGCGGCTCACCACGCCCCTGCTGGAAACGCCGCAGAACATACAGGTGGTGACCAACAAGGTGCTGGCCGACCAGCAGGTGACCAGCATGAGCGACGGCCTCATCCGCAATGTGAGCGGCGCCACGCGCCTTGAGCACTGGGGCGACCTCTACGCCCGTGTGAACATGCGCGGCTCTCGTGCCTCCGCTTTCCGCAACGGCATGAACGTAACCTCATCGTGGGGACCGCTTACGGAAGACATGAGCTTCGTAGACCATGTGGAATTCGTGAAAGGCCCCGCCGGCTTCCTGATGTCGAACGGCGAGCCCAGCGGCATTTACAACGTGGTGACGAAAAAACCGACCGGCACCACCAAAGGCGAAACCTCGCTCACGCTCGGCAGCTACGACCTGTACCGCGCCACGCTCGACCTCGACGGGCAGCTCGAAAAAACGGGCCGGCTGCTGTACCGCTTCAACCTGATGGGACAAACCAAAAATTCTTTCCGCGATTACGAATTTACCAACCGTTACAGCATCGCACCGGTACTGAGTTACAAGGTGGACGATAAAACCACGTTGACGCTGGAGTACGTGCTGCAGCATGTAAAGATGTCGAACGTAGGCACGTACTATGTGTTTTCGGCAGACGGGTATGCCGTGCGGCCCCGCGACTTCACCACCGCGGAACCGAACCTTGATCCGACCGTGATCGACGATCAGAGCGTGCTGGTAAATATGCAGCACCGTTTCGACGACCGCTGGAAACTGACCGCGCAGGCCGCGTACTTCAATTACCGGCAAACCGGCAGTTCCATGTGGCCCGGCGCTGTCAACAAAGACGGCACGATGATCCGCCGCGTCAGCATCTGGGATGCGTCGAACGAAGGCAAATATGGCCTGCTGTTCCTCAACGGCGATGTGGCGACAGGCGCTATCCGGCACCGCATCCTCGCCGGCCTCGACCTGGGCAGCAAGGAATACGTGGCCGACTGGAACCAGGGCCACAACCTCGATTCCGTGGGCGGTTTCTTCAATATTTTCAATCCCGTTTACGGCAAACCAGCCAACGGCCTCCCCCGCTTCGACCGGACCAAAAGCCTCCGCGTAAGGGCGGGTAGCAACATCATCAACCAGTCGTACACCGGCTTCTACCTGCAGGACGAGCTGGGCTTCTGGCAGAACCGCATCCGCCTTACGTTGGCCGGGCGTTTCACTTATGTGGAAGAATCGTCTTACGGCACCAGGGTATCCGACAAAAAATTCACCCCGCGCCTGGGCATCAGCGCTTCCATCGATGCCACCACCGCGGTTTACGCCCTGTACGACCAAAGCTTTGTGCCGCAGACGGGTGTGCTGAGGAGCGGCGAGAAGGTGAAACCCATCACGGGCAACAACATCGAATTCGGGGTGAAAAAAGACTGGTTCGGCGGAAACTGGAATACCACTGCCTCCGTATACCGCATCCTGAAAAACAACCAGCTCTCCAACGATCCGGATAACCAGGCCGGTGAAAATTATTCGTTGCAGTTAGGCCAAACCAAAACGGAAGGCGTGGAATTTGACCTTCGCGGCCAGCTGGTGCCGGGTTTGAGCCTCATCGCCAATTACGCCTTTACCGATTCGAAGATCAATAAAGCCACCAAAACGCTGGCGGTAGGTGCGCCTGTGCCCGGTTTCGCCAAACACAACGCCAATGCATGGCTCAACTACCGCGTACAGAACGGTGCCCTGAAAGGGTTCGGCGTTTCCGGCGGATTTTCGTTTATGGGCGACAGAAGCACCTGGACCTGGGGCGCCGCCAACCAGAAAGACCTGCCGGATTATTTCAAGCTCGACGGGGGCCTTTCCTGGGAAAAGAATCACATCACCCTCAACGCCAATATTTTCAACATCCTCGATACTTATCTCTACAGCGGCGCCGCCTATGCCACGTATTATTACTGGCAGGCGGAACCCGGCAGAAACCTGCGCGTGAGCGTGGGATATAAATTCTGA